In Bombyx mori chromosome 11, ASM3026992v2, one genomic interval encodes:
- the LOC101746508 gene encoding gastrula zinc finger protein xFG20-1, with protein sequence MGGDANFETVLNIDNDLQYDAEVDVICSICNAEFLDPGDLKQHLKVHSTVSTDTERRKTCDFCECKYADVEEYAYHIRDSHLAASKFCQLCSRVFIDFNKYKQHTRKHYTAKSEYNACSQCSALYINEMELERHEVENHKHVDEGVFLHNLYPFLSSVLNMKMSTFTKVKADDSDYSCTVCDYKTNDLDLYIQHLQEKNCRSLACDSCGNVYKLRRGLFSHLVMSSSCNHVQTDKTIQCKECYQLIGSMYYKNHIRQCKPVKCTMCNIIFHSVNDLTEHQISRHPLSIEVKTCKFCYRQCVGKVALMKHMTRVHRTELHLYKYECVDCKTVFKHPQKLFSHFYMKHKDLEPYTCKICNKKFKIRKKFTIHIKLDHNSVGFIEFDKNYHVYFADKKSENPFTPTCVLSEEDKRMCNMYSEVYSLPNQKSDASDYKSILNVLSATETECYMTELEKKMKETQPKKQKRRRKTGGRRKKTVEKEYVIQDSTDEDDIPLVELTNSKPTPKAFPEKLFSNYKDKKDNRRKVTCTKCNKYCYTKQNYKRHMALHSKNELQTCIKCAQIFNSVSKLKEHVEKEHSTSQLIDTLKMLLEKRKQGRTSTHELTMSQKFEQTIKRVKTDTTCTPAKITVVKDGTSVQKFLENFSPEDSKKTIVIESNISIKPVTSPFYREPFITMKKFTPEPLNAEVKLAMPVKFKPDLSEKVKVKVQLVQSLLKPSVFSGLECNEKIEGTDDHNYTEFDSTYYEESKECIPEVAQEEEVENHDERKHTIHVPHKIVIPKLPANHNISIAHLLPEAPYYRIVKVNDVLNDVMPEPPKKPVEKPTRQDLIKLPDGTKLVTVNPLAHLLGDKKVDDIMQPLKSKYYKPKVISNVENAFTKALEKANTPTHFRKASDKVVKRGRKRKLM encoded by the coding sequence ATGGGAGGTGATGCAAATTTCGAGACCGTCTTGAACATCGACAATGATCTACAGTACGATGCTGAAGTCGATGTAATATGTTCAATATGCAACGCGGAGTTTCTCGATCCCGGAGATCTGAAACAACACCTAAAAGTTCACAGCACGGTATCGACCGACACGGAGCGGCGGAAGACGTGCGACTTCTGCGAATGCAAATACGCCGACGTCGAGGAATACGCTTACCACATACGCGACTCGCATCTCGCCGCCTCGAAGTTTTGCCAGCTTTGTTCGCGTGTGTTTATCGATTTCAACAAATACAAACAGCATACGCGAAAGCATTATACCGCCAAATCTGAATACAACGCGTGCTCGCAATGCTCAGCGCTGTACATCAACGAAATGGAATTAGAACGGCACGAGGTGGAAAACCATAAACACGTCGATGAAGGCGTATTCCTGCATAACCTGTACCCGTTCCTATCGTCTGTACTGAACATGAAAATGTCGACGTTCACCAAAGTCAAAGCCGATGACTCGGATTACTCTTGCACCGTATGTGACTACAAAACCAACGATTTGGATCTTTACATACAACATTTACAAGAGAAAAACTGTCGGTCGCTCGCGTGCGATAGCTGTGGCAACGTATACAAGCTACGCAGAGGCCTATTTTCGCATTTGGTCATGAGTTCGTCATGTAATCATGTACAGACTGACAAAACGATACAATGCAAGGAATGCTATCAGTTGATCGGCTCGATGTATTACAAGAACCACATTAGGCAATGTAAACCTGTAAAATGTACTATgtgtaatattatatttcattccgtCAACGATCTGACTGAACATCAAATTTCTAGGCATCCTCTGTCAATAGAAGTGAAAACCTGCAAGTTTTGTTATAGACAGTGCGTTGGAAAGGTTGCACTCATGAAACACATGACTCGTGTCCACCGTACGGAGCTACATTTGTATAAGTACGAGTGTGTGGATTGCAAAACGGTATTCAAACATCCACAGAAGCTATTCTCGCATTTTTATATGAAACACAAGGACTTAGAGCCTTACACGTGTAAAATATGCAACAAAAAGTTTAAGATACGTAAAAAATTCACAATACACATTAAACTGGACCACAATAGTGTCGGCTTTATTGAGTTCGACAAGAATTACCATGTATATTTTGCCGATAAAAAATCTGAGAACCCCTTCACTCCCACCTGTGTTTTATCAGAAGAAGATAAGAGAATGTGTAACATGTACAGTGAAGTATATAGCCTTCCGAATCAGAAGTCTGATGCATCTGATTACAAATCAATTCTAAATGTACTCTCAGCAACGGAAACAGAGTGCTATATGACAGAATTAGAGAAAAAAATGAAGGAGACCCAACCTAAAAAGCAGAAGCGCAGAAGAAAAACGGGAGGAAGACGAAAGAAAACCGTAGAAAAGGAATACGTAATACAAGATTCAACTGACGAAGATGATATCCCGCTTGTGGAGCTAACAAACAGCAAACCAACGCCAAAAGCATTTCCAGAAAAGCTTTTCTCGAACTATAAAGACAAAAAGGACAACCGTAGGAAAGTAACTTGTACGAAATGCAATAAATACTGTTATACCAAACAAAACTACAAACGTCACATGGCTTTACACAGTAAGAATGAGTTGCAAACATGCATTAAATGCGCTCAAATATTCAACAGTGTTTCAAAGCTTAAAGAACATGTCGAGAAAGAGCATTCCACATCGCAGCTCATCGACACACTGAAGATGTTGCTTGAGAAGAGGAAACAAGGGAGAACATCCACTCATGAGCTGACGATGTCACAAAAATTTGAACAGACCATAAAGAGAGTTAAAACTGACACCACATGTACACCAGCAAAGATAACAGTCGTCAAAGACGGTACCTCCGTGCAGAAGTTCTTAGAAAACTTCTCTCCGGAAGATTCTAAAAAGACTATTGTTATTGAAAGTAATATATCAataaaaccagtcacgagtccGTTTTACAGGGAGCCTTTCATCACCATGAAAAAATTCACACCCGAACCCCTCAATGCGGAAGTTAAACTGGCCATGCCCGTTAAATTTAAACCAGACTTAAGCGAGAAAGTTAAAGTCAAGGTGCAGTTAGTGCAGAGTCTATTAAAACCCTCAGTTTTCTCCGGCCTGGAGTGCAATGAGAAAATTGAAGGTACAGATGATCACAACTACACGGAATTTGATTCCACATATTATGAGGAGAGCAAAGAATGCATACCGGAAGTCGCTCAGGAGGAAGAAGTAGAAAATCACGATGAACGTAAACACACAATTCATGTTCCACATAAGATAGTCATACCAAAACTACCCGCAAATCATAATATATCAATAGCGCATCTATTACCCGAAGCACCTTATTACAGGATCGTCAAAGTTAATGACGTTCTCAACGATGTTATGCCGGAGCCACCGAAGAAGCCAGTCGAAAAGCCAACACGTCAGGATCTGATTAAGCTACCGGACGGTACCAAGTTAGTGACGGTCAATCCATTGGCTCACTTGTTGGGCGACAAGAAAGTCGATGACATCATGCAACCGTTGAAAAGCAAGTATTACAAGCCAAAGGTTATATCGAATGTCGAGAATGCGTTCACGAAAGCTCTGGAAAAAGCTAACACTCCGACGCATTTCAGGAAAGCGAGCGATAAAGTCGTGAAGAGGGGGCGAAAACGTAAATTGATGTAA